The Candidatus Cloacimonadota bacterium sequence CTATTATCGAGCGAAGTAGCAAGTGATGTGGCGTACGTTCCCAAGCAGGGGCTTGGGAACGAGAAAAAGTTTCAGGGGCTTGGGAACGAGAAAACTAGTGAAAAAATTGAGAATGGGAAAACCGGTGAAAAAATTGAGAATGGGAAAACTAGTGAAAAAATTGAGAATGGGAAAACNNNNNNNNNNNNNNNNNNNNNNNNNNNNNNNNNNNNNNNNNNNNNNNNNNNNNNNNNNNNNNNNNNNNNNNNNNNNNNNNNNNNNNNNNNNNNNNNNNNNAAAACTGGTGAAAAAATTGAGAAAGAGAAAACCCGTGAAATATTTAAGGATGAAGGCTCTTTCAAAAGCACTGGGAACGTGAACAATTTTAAAACAATTGATAATGAAGAGAAGTTTTCTCTGCAACTATCTGAATTAAATAAAAAATATGAACATTGCACAAGTTGTGTGCTTAGTGAGACTCGCCACAAGTTCGTTTTTGGAGAAGGGAATAGTCAGGCGGATATTATGTTTATTGCAGAAGCACCGGGAGCGGATGAGGACAAAATAGGGAAACCATTTGTGGGCAAAGCCGGCAAATTATTTGATAAAATGTTACTTGCTGTCAACCTTGATAGAAAAAAAGTTTATATTACTAATGTTGTCAAGTGCCGTCCTCCAAAGAATCGAAATCCGAAAATTGAAGAGATTGAAAAATGTCTGCCCTGCCTTTTGCAACAAATTTCTATAATCAAGCCCAAAATCATTTGTGCTCTGGGAAAGGTTGCCGGAAACACGTTGTTACAGGGAGATAATACTTTGGGAGAAATGCGAGCTAAATTTTATCCGTTCAATGATTCGCTTGTTATGGTTACTTACCACCCATCTGCACTTTTGTATCAAAATAAATGGAAACGCCCTACGTGGGAAGATCTGAAAATGTTGAGAAAAAAATATCAAGAATTAGGAATTAATTAATATGGCAGACACTAATAGTGCAAAAACAGGTTCTTCCAATGAGACGGATCTTAGGGTTCCACCGCATGATATAAATGCTGAAGCTGCTGTTCTCAGTGCAATGATGGATGATGACTGGGCTGCAAGCAGGGCTTTTGAGATACTCAGTGAGGAGCATTTTTACAAAAAAACACACAGGTTGATTTTCCGAGCACTGGATATTCTCTATAATAAAAATATTGAAATAGATCTAATCACAATTATTGATGAACTCAAAAAAAGCGGGAATTTGGAAATTATCGGAGGAACACCATATTTATCCGAAATATCTGATATTGTTTCTTCGAGTGCCAATGTGGAAGCTCATGCAAAAATTGTTTTGGAACAGGCAACTTTGCGGAGTTTGATCACAACCTCAAATAATATTATTTCCGATTGCTACAATTCCCAAAGTGCAAGTAAAGACATTATAGAAAGAGCCGAGAAAGCAATTTTTGAAGTTACACAGGATCTGCGGCATGAAGGTTTTGAGCGTGTTTCCCATTATGTATCTCAGACGATCGGAAATATTGAAAAGATAGCTGCTCAAAAATCTCGTGTGATCGGGATTGCATCCGGATTTGAATCTTTGGACAACAAAATCGGCGGATTCCAACCCGGGCAGTTCATCGTAATTGCCGGAAGACCAAGTATGGGGAAAACTGCTCTTGCCATAAATATGGGTTTTTATACTGCTATGCACCAGAGGAAAAACGTAGGAATATTCAGCCTGGAAATGGATAAGGAAAAACTATTGATGCGTATGCTGAGTGCCGGTGCAGAGGTGTCTTTAAGCGAAATGTTGCAAGGATACGGAATGAATCAGACCAAACTCTTCCGAATCACAACAGTAGGCGACCAACTTGCCGAAGCAGCGATATTTATTGATGATGAAGGAAGCAATACTATCGCTGATATGCGTTCCAAAGCACGTAGATTAAAAAGTGAAGAGGGCTTGGATCTGCTCATCATTGACTATATGCAGCTGATGATACCGGTTGCTTCGAGACAAAGCAGAACTCAGGAAATTACTGAAATTTCACGGGGAATAAAATTATTGGCAAAGGAGCTTGAAATTCCGATTATCGCACTTTCTCAATTGAGTCGTGCTCCGGAAAAGCGACCAAGTAATGAACCCAAACTTTCTGACTTACGCGAATCAGGAGCAATTGAGCAAGATGCCGATATTGTGCTTCTCCTATATCGAGACGAATATTATACGAAAGAGGAGTCCAAAGAACCGGGAGTCGCACGCGTAGAAATTGCTAAAAATCGTAATGGTCCTCAAGGAAGATTGAAGTTCGAATTCGTGGGAGAATACACGCAGTTCAAACCTTTGCGGGAATTCGAATAAAATTATATGTTATTTCATTTGCTGGCAGAAGTTGGGAAACCGGTAATTAATTCCGTTAAAGGGATCGGCAAATATTTCATATTCCTTTGTTTTACTTTTTCCGGACTTGGAAAAATTTCCTCCCGTATTAGTCTGACTTTTTCACAGATGTACAAGTTTGGAGTGGAATCTCTCCCGCTTATTATGATTACCTCCGCTTTCACGGGAATGGTAACTGCGGTGCAGGCTTCTTACCAAACAGGAGGATTTCTTCCGAACAGATTGGTGGGAGTGCTGATTGCAAAATCAACCTTGATCGAACTTGCTCCGGTATTAACGGCACTTGTTATGGCAGGCAAAATTGGGGCATCTCTTGCCGCAGAAATTGGCACAATGCGGGTTTCCGATCAAATTGACGCTCTTGAGATTATTGCAATAAATCCTTATGACTATCTTGTTGTTCCACGGGTAATTGCCGGACTTATTATGCTACCGGTGCTAACGGTGTTTTCCAATGTTTTCGGAATTCTTTCCGGATATGCGGTTTCGGTGAAAATCTATCATATTACCCAATCGGATTTTATTAATGGAATCCGTGATTTTTTCAATCCGATTGATTTCTGGAGTGGGATAATAAAAGCGCTTTTGTTTGGTTTCATAATCACTACGGTTGGCTGTTTTCAGGGATTTTATACAAAAGGTGGGGCGGAAGGTGTGGGCAAAGCCACGACCCGTGCAGTTGTTGTCTCGTCAATTATGATCCTAATTACTGATTTTATCGTAGCTTCAATTATCTTTAAGTGATTT is a genomic window containing:
- the dnaB gene encoding replicative DNA helicase codes for the protein MADTNSAKTGSSNETDLRVPPHDINAEAAVLSAMMDDDWAASRAFEILSEEHFYKKTHRLIFRALDILYNKNIEIDLITIIDELKKSGNLEIIGGTPYLSEISDIVSSSANVEAHAKIVLEQATLRSLITTSNNIISDCYNSQSASKDIIERAEKAIFEVTQDLRHEGFERVSHYVSQTIGNIEKIAAQKSRVIGIASGFESLDNKIGGFQPGQFIVIAGRPSMGKTALAINMGFYTAMHQRKNVGIFSLEMDKEKLLMRMLSAGAEVSLSEMLQGYGMNQTKLFRITTVGDQLAEAAIFIDDEGSNTIADMRSKARRLKSEEGLDLLIIDYMQLMIPVASRQSRTQEITEISRGIKLLAKELEIPIIALSQLSRAPEKRPSNEPKLSDLRESGAIEQDADIVLLLYRDEYYTKEESKEPGVARVEIAKNRNGPQGRLKFEFVGEYTQFKPLREFE
- a CDS encoding uracil-DNA glycosylase yields the protein KTGEKIEKEKTREIFKDEGSFKSTGNVNNFKTIDNEEKFSLQLSELNKKYEHCTSCVLSETRHKFVFGEGNSQADIMFIAEAPGADEDKIGKPFVGKAGKLFDKMLLAVNLDRKKVYITNVVKCRPPKNRNPKIEEIEKCLPCLLQQISIIKPKIICALGKVAGNTLLQGDNTLGEMRAKFYPFNDSLVMVTYHPSALLYQNKWKRPTWEDLKMLRKKYQELGIN
- a CDS encoding ABC transporter permease — its product is MLFHLLAEVGKPVINSVKGIGKYFIFLCFTFSGLGKISSRISLTFSQMYKFGVESLPLIMITSAFTGMVTAVQASYQTGGFLPNRLVGVLIAKSTLIELAPVLTALVMAGKIGASLAAEIGTMRVSDQIDALEIIAINPYDYLVVPRVIAGLIMLPVLTVFSNVFGILSGYAVSVKIYHITQSDFINGIRDFFNPIDFWSGIIKALLFGFIITTVGCFQGFYTKGGAEGVGKATTRAVVVSSIMILITDFIVASIIFK